From one Thalassobaculum sp. OXR-137 genomic stretch:
- a CDS encoding ActS/PrrB/RegB family redox-sensitive histidine kinase, which translates to MTFAHDSLDPGRPVTTRTVSVRTLVVIRWVALAGQVAALVLVAFGLGSPVPMAPSLGVVAVSALLNLRLQMRRDGRERLREGEAAFYLAFDILQLSVLLYLTGGLENPFALMLLAPVTVSATILGRKSTVNLCLLAMICASVLTVSHLPLPWVEAGFVLPELYVTGIWCALVIALVFNAAYAWWVAEEARQLSTALAATQQALAREQRMAAMGGIAAAAAHELGSPLATIAVVARELAREVPKDSDLAEDVQLLLSESQRCREILASLGRDPTPDAAQPFTAIPIDLLVEQAAAPHQREDVAVIVEVQDRDTLADGAPRREVPAVAPSPELLHGIGAFIQNAVQFATATVEVAILVGPRALTITIEDDGPGFPLTLLTRLGEPYVSGRGNRDGHMGLGVFIAITLLGRTGAQVEFANRREGGAQVVIRWPDGVISMS; encoded by the coding sequence ATGACATTCGCCCATGACAGCCTAGATCCCGGCCGCCCGGTCACCACCCGCACGGTCAGCGTCCGCACCCTCGTCGTCATCCGCTGGGTCGCCCTGGCCGGACAGGTCGCGGCCCTGGTCCTGGTCGCCTTCGGTCTCGGCTCGCCCGTGCCGATGGCCCCCAGCCTCGGCGTGGTCGCCGTCTCCGCCCTGCTGAACCTGCGTCTGCAGATGCGCCGCGACGGCCGCGAGCGGCTGCGCGAGGGCGAGGCCGCCTTCTATCTCGCCTTCGACATCCTCCAGCTCTCGGTGCTGCTCTACCTGACCGGCGGGCTGGAGAACCCCTTTGCGTTGATGCTGCTGGCGCCGGTGACGGTGTCGGCGACCATCCTGGGGCGGAAGTCCACGGTGAACCTGTGCCTGCTGGCGATGATCTGCGCGTCGGTGCTGACCGTGAGCCATCTGCCGCTGCCCTGGGTCGAAGCCGGGTTCGTCCTGCCGGAACTCTACGTCACCGGGATCTGGTGCGCCCTGGTCATCGCCCTGGTGTTCAACGCGGCCTATGCCTGGTGGGTGGCCGAGGAGGCGCGGCAGCTCTCCACCGCCCTGGCCGCCACCCAGCAGGCCCTCGCCCGAGAGCAGCGCATGGCCGCCATGGGCGGGATCGCCGCTGCGGCGGCCCACGAGCTCGGCTCCCCGCTGGCCACCATCGCCGTGGTCGCCCGGGAGCTGGCCCGTGAAGTGCCGAAGGACAGCGACCTAGCGGAGGACGTGCAGCTCCTGCTGTCGGAAAGCCAGCGCTGCCGCGAGATCCTGGCGAGCCTCGGCCGCGATCCGACCCCGGACGCCGCCCAGCCGTTCACCGCCATCCCCATCGACCTGCTGGTGGAACAGGCGGCGGCGCCGCACCAGCGCGAGGACGTGGCGGTGATCGTGGAGGTGCAGGACCGCGACACCCTGGCCGACGGCGCCCCGCGCCGCGAGGTGCCGGCCGTCGCGCCCAGCCCAGAACTGCTGCACGGCATCGGCGCCTTCATCCAGAACGCGGTGCAGTTCGCCACCGCCACCGTGGAGGTGGCCATCCTGGTGGGGCCGCGCGCCCTGACCATCACCATCGAGGACGACGGCCCAGGCTTCCCCCTCACCCTGCTGACCCGCCTGGGCGAGCCTTATGTCTCCGGACGCGGCAACCGCGACGGCCATATGGGTTTGGGAGTGTTCATCGCGATCACCCTGCTCGGCCGTACCGGGGCGCAGGTCGAATTCGCCAACCGGCGCGAGGGCGGCGCCCAGGTCGTCATCCGCTGGCCGGACGGGGTCATCAGCATGTCGTGA
- a CDS encoding ActR/PrrA/RegA family redox response regulator transcription factor, translating into MADQPEQKALTAPSGGDVTLLIVDDDAPLRNRLGRAMERRGFDVRLAESVEEGVGIARRERPAYAILDLRLSDGNGLDIVAALRDARADARIIMLTGYGNIASAVAAVKAGVLDYLPKPADADAITAALLDHADALPPPPENPMSADRVRWEHIQRVYEQCDRNVSETARRLKMHRRTLQRILAKHAPRD; encoded by the coding sequence ATGGCTGACCAACCGGAACAGAAAGCGCTGACGGCGCCCAGCGGCGGGGACGTTACCCTGCTGATCGTCGACGACGACGCGCCGCTGCGCAACCGACTGGGGCGGGCGATGGAACGCCGCGGCTTCGACGTCCGCCTGGCGGAATCCGTCGAGGAAGGGGTCGGCATCGCCCGGCGCGAGCGCCCGGCCTATGCGATCCTCGACCTGCGGCTGTCAGACGGCAACGGGCTCGACATCGTCGCCGCCCTGCGCGACGCCCGGGCCGACGCCCGCATCATCATGCTGACCGGCTACGGCAACATCGCCAGCGCGGTCGCCGCGGTGAAGGCCGGCGTGCTCGACTACCTGCCGAAACCGGCCGACGCGGACGCCATCACGGCAGCGCTGCTGGACCACGCCGATGCGCTGCCGCCGCCGCCGGAGAACCCGATGTCGGCCGACCGGGTGCGCTGGGAGCATATCCAGCGGGTCTACGAGCAGTGCGACCGCAACGTGTCGGAAACCGCCCGCCGCCTGAAGATGCACCGCCGCACC
- a CDS encoding ABC transporter ATP-binding protein translates to MQPALEVRDLTKSFGPVRAVDGISFSVPAGATVALLGGNGAGKTTTISMLLGLLLPTSGEVRALGHDLVKDRYAVLHRMNFSSPYVELPHRLTVGQNLTVYAELYGIADAKGRVAELADRLHIADLMDRPAGKLSAGQKTRVALAKALVNHPDLLLLDEPTASLDPDTGDWVRRYLEEYRADTGATILLASHNMAEVERLCDSVLMLRAGKIVDQGSPNDLLSKYGRRTMEDVFLDIARDRRAETAAEEVQA, encoded by the coding sequence ATGCAGCCCGCTCTCGAAGTCAGGGATCTGACGAAGTCCTTCGGCCCGGTCCGCGCCGTCGACGGCATCTCCTTCTCCGTGCCTGCGGGCGCCACGGTCGCTCTGCTGGGCGGCAACGGGGCCGGCAAGACAACGACGATCTCCATGCTGCTCGGCCTGCTGCTGCCGACCTCCGGCGAGGTGCGGGCGCTGGGCCACGACTTGGTGAAGGATCGGTACGCGGTGCTGCACCGGATGAACTTCTCCTCGCCCTATGTGGAGCTGCCGCACCGGCTGACCGTCGGGCAGAACCTGACCGTCTATGCCGAGCTCTACGGCATCGCCGACGCCAAGGGACGGGTCGCCGAGCTGGCCGACCGGCTGCACATCGCCGACCTGATGGACCGTCCGGCGGGCAAGCTCTCGGCCGGGCAGAAGACCCGCGTGGCACTGGCCAAGGCGCTGGTGAACCATCCGGACCTGCTGCTGCTGGACGAGCCGACCGCCTCGCTGGACCCGGACACCGGCGACTGGGTGCGCCGCTATCTGGAGGAATACCGGGCCGACACCGGGGCCACGATCCTGCTCGCCTCCCACAACATGGCCGAGGTCGAGCGGCTCTGCGACAGCGTGCTGATGCTGCGGGCCGGCAAGATCGTCGACCAGGGCAGCCCGAACGACCTTCTGTCGAAATACGGACGACGCACCATGGAAGACGTGTTCCTCGACATCGCCCGCGACCGCCGGGCCGAGACGGCCGCCGAAGAGGTGCAGGCATGA